The following are encoded in a window of Syngnathus scovelli strain Florida chromosome 4, RoL_Ssco_1.2, whole genome shotgun sequence genomic DNA:
- the dapk2a gene encoding death-associated protein kinase 2a isoform X2 translates to MDIFKQKKVEDFYEIGEELGSGQFAIVKQCREKSTGQEFAAKFIKKRQSIASSRGVRLEEIQREVAILQQIQHQNIVTLHDVYENRTDVVLILELVSGGELFDFLAQKESLSEDEATQFIKQILEGVNYLHSRKIAHFDLKPENIMLLDKNVPLPRIKLIDFGLAHKIEAGVEFKNIFGTPEFVAPEIVNYEPLGLEADMWSIGVITYILLSGASPFLGETKQDTLKNISAINYEFDEEFFCNTSELAKNFISHLLERDKKKRLTIQNALSHPWIKSNERKEENKGQEMQKRERRQLKTKRLKEYTIKSHSSMPPNNTYVNFERFAQVVEDINQMEQSFMSLAASHDSLQEDIDAMVSIYNEKEAWYKEESEEMRHELSQIRYEFRKVVSLKRSLQDEMETFRSSLSGISSRYQERQNHFDALNRELSNELMWLQEVIGSYPTDGCGG, encoded by the exons ATGGATATTTTCAAGCAAAAGAAGGTTGAAGATTTTTATGAAATCGGGGAAGAGTTGGGAAG TGGACAGTTTGCCATCGTAAAGCAATGCAGAGAGAAAAGTACAGGACAGGAATTTGCAGCCAAGTTCATCAAAAAGCGTCAAAGTATTGCCAGCTCGCGGGGAGTTCGGCTGGAGGAGATCCAACGCGAGGTAGCAATTCTTCAGCAGATTCAGCACCAAAATATTGTCACTCTACACGATGTCTACGAGAATCGTACTGATGTGGTTCTCATTCTGGAGTT GGTCTCTGGCGGTGAGCTGTTTGACTTCTTAGCCCAGAAGGAGTCTCTAAGCGAGGACGAGGCAACCCAGTTCATCAAGCAAATTCTCGAGGGGGTTAACTACCTCCACTCCAGAAAAATAGCCCACTTTGATCTCAAG CCTGAAAACATAATGCTGCTAGATAAGAATGTGCCATTGCCAAGGATTAAACTCATTGATTTCGGTCTTGCTCACAAAATTGAAGCTGGAGTGGAATTCAAAAATATCTTTGGAACACCCGAGTTTGTTG cACCTGAGATTGTCAACTATGAGCCGTTGGGTTTGGAAGCAGACATGTGGAGCATTGGAGTCATAACCTACATCCT ATTAAGTGGTGCTTCTCCTTTCCTTGGGGAGACAAAACAGGACACACTGAAGAACATTTCAGCCATAAACTATGAGTTTGATGAGGAGTTCTTCTGCAACACCAGTGAACTGGCCAAAAATTTCATCAGTCACTTGCTGGAGCGGGACAAAAA gaAAAGACTGACAATTCAAAATGCACTTAGTCACCCATGGATCAAG TCAAATGAGCGCAAGGAGGAAAATAAAGGCCAAGAGATGCAGAAACGAGAGAGACGCCAGCTCAAGACCAAGCGTCTGAAAGAGTACACTATTAAGTCCCACTCAAGCATGCCACCTAACAACACTTATGTAAACTTTGAGCGCTTTGCTCAGGTGGTGGAGGACATTAATCAAATGGAACAGTCGTTCATGAGCTTGGCAGCATCCCATGATTCTCTGCAAGAAGATATTGATGCCATGGTCTCTATATACAATGAGAAAGAGGCCTGGTACAAGGAAGAAAGCGAAGAAATGCGCCACGAGCTCTCGCAAATCCGCTACGAGTTCCGTAAGGTGGTGTCCTTGAAGAGAAGTCTGCAGGATGAAATGGAGACTTTTAGGTCCAGCCTCAGTGGCATCAGCAGCCGCTACCAGGAGAGACAGAATCACTTTGATGCGCTCAACAGGGAGCTCAGCAATGAGCTGATGTGGTTGCAGGAGGTGATTGGTTCATATCCCACCGATGGGTGTGGTGGTTGA
- the dapk2a gene encoding death-associated protein kinase 2a isoform X1 gives MDIFKQKKVEDFYEIGEELGSGQFAIVKQCREKSTGQEFAAKFIKKRQSIASSRGVRLEEIQREVAILQQIQHQNIVTLHDVYENRTDVVLILELVSGGELFDFLAQKESLSEDEATQFIKQILEGVNYLHSRKIAHFDLKPENIMLLDKNVPLPRIKLIDFGLAHKIEAGVEFKNIFGTPEFVAPEIVNYEPLGLEADMWSIGVITYILLSGASPFLGETKQDTLKNISAINYEFDEEFFCNTSELAKNFISHLLERDKKKLYFFHSRKRLTIQNALSHPWIKSNERKEENKGQEMQKRERRQLKTKRLKEYTIKSHSSMPPNNTYVNFERFAQVVEDINQMEQSFMSLAASHDSLQEDIDAMVSIYNEKEAWYKEESEEMRHELSQIRYEFRKVVSLKRSLQDEMETFRSSLSGISSRYQERQNHFDALNRELSNELMWLQEVIGSYPTDGCGG, from the exons ATGGATATTTTCAAGCAAAAGAAGGTTGAAGATTTTTATGAAATCGGGGAAGAGTTGGGAAG TGGACAGTTTGCCATCGTAAAGCAATGCAGAGAGAAAAGTACAGGACAGGAATTTGCAGCCAAGTTCATCAAAAAGCGTCAAAGTATTGCCAGCTCGCGGGGAGTTCGGCTGGAGGAGATCCAACGCGAGGTAGCAATTCTTCAGCAGATTCAGCACCAAAATATTGTCACTCTACACGATGTCTACGAGAATCGTACTGATGTGGTTCTCATTCTGGAGTT GGTCTCTGGCGGTGAGCTGTTTGACTTCTTAGCCCAGAAGGAGTCTCTAAGCGAGGACGAGGCAACCCAGTTCATCAAGCAAATTCTCGAGGGGGTTAACTACCTCCACTCCAGAAAAATAGCCCACTTTGATCTCAAG CCTGAAAACATAATGCTGCTAGATAAGAATGTGCCATTGCCAAGGATTAAACTCATTGATTTCGGTCTTGCTCACAAAATTGAAGCTGGAGTGGAATTCAAAAATATCTTTGGAACACCCGAGTTTGTTG cACCTGAGATTGTCAACTATGAGCCGTTGGGTTTGGAAGCAGACATGTGGAGCATTGGAGTCATAACCTACATCCT ATTAAGTGGTGCTTCTCCTTTCCTTGGGGAGACAAAACAGGACACACTGAAGAACATTTCAGCCATAAACTATGAGTTTGATGAGGAGTTCTTCTGCAACACCAGTGAACTGGCCAAAAATTTCATCAGTCACTTGCTGGAGCGGGACAAAAA AaagctgtatttttttcattcaaggaAAAGACTGACAATTCAAAATGCACTTAGTCACCCATGGATCAAG TCAAATGAGCGCAAGGAGGAAAATAAAGGCCAAGAGATGCAGAAACGAGAGAGACGCCAGCTCAAGACCAAGCGTCTGAAAGAGTACACTATTAAGTCCCACTCAAGCATGCCACCTAACAACACTTATGTAAACTTTGAGCGCTTTGCTCAGGTGGTGGAGGACATTAATCAAATGGAACAGTCGTTCATGAGCTTGGCAGCATCCCATGATTCTCTGCAAGAAGATATTGATGCCATGGTCTCTATATACAATGAGAAAGAGGCCTGGTACAAGGAAGAAAGCGAAGAAATGCGCCACGAGCTCTCGCAAATCCGCTACGAGTTCCGTAAGGTGGTGTCCTTGAAGAGAAGTCTGCAGGATGAAATGGAGACTTTTAGGTCCAGCCTCAGTGGCATCAGCAGCCGCTACCAGGAGAGACAGAATCACTTTGATGCGCTCAACAGGGAGCTCAGCAATGAGCTGATGTGGTTGCAGGAGGTGATTGGTTCATATCCCACCGATGGGTGTGGTGGTTGA
- the sh2d7 gene encoding SH2 domain-containing protein 7, translating into METKSCIDLHLDSAEGGLKELVLQWFIGTQAQIILQNGNFPDWFQGFTGRKHAEDLLGDKVVGSFLIRLSDKAIGYILSYKGLDRCRHFVITQNQEELFFISGDCHTFSCIADLIDHYKISPIQPFGEYLTSSCYELNAGELYDVVNYNSKGESAVSVQALRSLWDPNEKSGAENNQKIQEQTGGVCTIFQPPALPPKSRNKKLTATVSVDSISLSQTPAVPKRGVPLAFSLSGSFSDMNRAERLRENTSSITSQTSLLNTNASYPGGHVAHSQQTPVGSRSKSVPMLNKNKPDQQEETYSKQFDSQSFTVSASQSHATAKRVTCHTYSLHDPIVSLRQKDDLELFSANPMYYTSERPECSSGPLRATMYAEIQQEPAIVTFPNVNYEQVPGKSTENQGNIYESFDDIKTKQSKSTWGKNNIKWKKFLPDMKK; encoded by the exons ATGGAGACAAAATCATGTATTGATCTACATCTGGACTCAGCTGAAGGAGGCCTGAAGGAGCTAGTGCTTCAATGGTTCATTGGGACACAGGCACAGATCATACTACAAAATGGAAACTTTCCTGACTGGTTTCAAGGATTCACAGGAAGAAA GCATGCAGAGGATCTCCTGGGAGATAAAGTTGTGGGATCTTTTCTCATCCGCCTCAGTGATAAAGCCATTGGCTACATCCTTTCCTACAA GGGCCTTGACAGGTGCCGCCATTTTGTTATAACTCAAAACCAAGAGGAACTTTTTTTCATATCAGGGGACTGTCACACTTTTTCCTGCATCGCTGACCTGATAGATCATTACAAAATCAGCCCCATCCAGCCATTTGGAGAATACTTGACATCCAGCTGTTATGAG TTAAACGCAGGTGAACTGTATGATGTGGTGAATTACAACAGCAAAGGGGAATCAGCAGTAAGTGTCCAGGCTTTGCGGAGTCTGTGGGACCCAAATGAGAAGAGCGGTGCTGAAAACAATCAAAAGATCCAGGAACAAACTGGTGGTGTATGCACCATATTTCAGCCACCTGCACTGCCACCTAAATCCAGAAATAAAAAATTGACTGCAACCGTGTCTGTAGACTCCATCTCCCTGTCTCAG ACTCCTGCTGTTCCAAAAAGGGGTGTTCCACTGGCATTCTCTCTTAGTGGATCTTTTTCTGATATGAACAGAGCAGAAAGACTCAGGGAGAATACAAGCTCGATAACAAGTCAGACTTCACTTTTAAACACCAACGCAAGCTATCCTGGTGGCCATGTGGCTCACTCTCAGCAGACGCCTGTTGGTAGCAGAAGCAAATCTGTGCCAAtgctaaacaaaaataaaccgGATCAGCAAGAGGAGACCTATTCAAAACAGTTTGACAGTCAATCATTCACAGTCTCAGCATCTCAATCCCACGCCACTGCCAAGAGGGTAACATGCCACACATATTCACTTCATGACCCCATAGTGTCTTTGAGACAGAAGGATGATCTTGAATTGTTTAGTGCCAACCCAATGTACTATACCTCTGAAAGACCTGAATGTAGTTCAGGCCCTCTGAGAGCCACCATGTATGCTGAGATTCAGCAAGAGCCAGCAATTGTCACCTTCCCTAACGTCAACTATGAGCAGGTCCCCGGCAAGTCCACTGAAAACCAGGGAAACATTTATGAGTCGTTTGATGACATAAAGACCAAGCAGTCCAAATCTACATGGGGAAAAAAT AATATAAAATGGAAGAAATTTCTCCCTGATATGAAGAAATAA